A stretch of the Chitiniphilus purpureus genome encodes the following:
- a CDS encoding PRC-barrel domain-containing protein — protein sequence MTIPTQPGTNQSARTAAEVGGARIIGSTESFDRADGPGPFLMLSDSLEGNDVVNAAGEDLGEIKGIMLDVQRGRIAYAVLSFGGFLGMGNKLFAIPWQALALDIDHKRFVLDVSEERLKSAPGFDKDHWPSMADLQWASEVHSFYQADPYWRH from the coding sequence ATGACCATCCCGACCCAACCTGGCACCAACCAGAGCGCCCGTACCGCCGCCGAAGTGGGCGGCGCCCGCATCATCGGCAGCACTGAATCGTTCGACCGTGCCGATGGCCCAGGCCCGTTCCTGATGCTGTCCGACTCGCTGGAAGGCAACGACGTGGTCAACGCCGCCGGTGAGGATCTGGGCGAAATCAAGGGCATCATGCTGGACGTGCAACGCGGACGCATCGCGTACGCCGTGCTGTCGTTCGGCGGCTTCCTTGGCATGGGCAACAAGCTGTTCGCCATTCCGTGGCAGGCGCTGGCGCTGGATATCGACCACAAGCGCTTCGTGCTGGACGTGAGCGAGGAGCGGCTGAAGAGCGCCCCGGGCTTCGACAAGGACCACTGGCCCAGCATGGCCGATCTGCAATGGGCCTCGGAAGTGCACAGCTTCTATCAGGCCGACCCGTACTGGCGGCACTGA